Part of the Planifilum fimeticola genome, TCCTCCATGGTGCGTACCAACTCGTCGAAGCTTTCCTCCGACCAGGCACCGGCGGCGAATCCGTGGCAGGTATCGAAGCAGAAACCGATTTTTTCGGGATAATCCGTCGCTTCCCGGATCGCCACCAGATCGGCGATGGTCAACCCCAATTCCGACCCCTGCCCCGCCGTGTTTTCCAGAAGGAGTTTGGTCTCGCCCTCATACTCTTCCAGTATCAGGTTGAGGGTTTCGATCATGCGGCGGGTGCCGTATTCCACGCCTTTTCCGACGTGTTTCCCGCAATGGACGACAGCCCCGACGGCCCCGTACGCCTCGGCAATCCGCAAATCTTCTTTGATGGAACGGATTGTCACCTCATGCAGGTCCTCCTTGGGGGTGGACAAATTGGTGATGTATGGCGTGTGGGCCACCAATACCAGCCCGTTTTCACGGCAAAAGCGAACCCCTTTTTCCGCATCCTCGCGATCCAGTTTTTTGGGTCTCAAGCCCCGGGGATTTTTCGTAAACACCTGAAAGGCCTCGGCTCCCAACTCCTTGGCCCGCTGAGATGCCCTCAAAAATCCCTTGGACACGCTGATGTGACAACCGATCTTCATGGGAAATCGCCTCCTGAAAGAAGAGGGCGCCTGCATCCCCGGCGGGCGCCCAAGACCTTTTCCATGATACCATTTTCCCCGGCTTTGCCGCAACAGGAAGCCTTCACTCCCCTTGCCGGCTGTCAGACCGTCCGACTGCCGGATTCTCCCCCGCCGTCCCCGAATGGCAGGTGGACCGCAGCGGGCATGCCGGGCAAAGGGGATCCCGTTTTCGGCAGAAATCCTTCCCCAGCTCCACGAGGAGCGCATGCAGCAACTGGAGCTGAACGGGATCCGAGATTTCGCAAAGCACCTCTTCGCGGATCCTCTCTTTCGGCAAATCCTCTCCAAACCAGCGGGAAGCGATTCGTTCCGCGTATGCATCCCCGACAAACACCGGCAGATCGAATACGTAAAGCAGGATCGTGTCCGCAGTCTCCGGGCCGATTCCTCGGATTTGAAGCAGTCGGTGGCGAAGATCGGATGCGTTTCCCTCCTCCTTACCGACCTGGAGCAGAAAGCGGCACACCTCGCGGATCGCCGGCACTTTGCTCCGGTAAAACCCCGCCGGCCGGACGGCCGCGAGCAATTCCTCCTCCGACGCCTGAAGGACTGCAACCGGGTCGGTCAGACCGAGCTCTCTCATTCTTCCGATCGCCTGTTTGGCATTGTGCCAGGCGGTCCGCTGAACCAACACGCTTCCCAGGCACCGGAAAAAGCGATCCTCCCCTTCCCACCATTCATCCGCCGTCATCCCCGGTTTCCAGCGGGCCAGCTCCTCCCCGAGCAGGCTCCAGCTGCGCTTCAAAACGGCGGCCCTCCGCGGATCTTCCCGCCGGCATCCCCTTCCGCACGCAGTGCGGAAATCGGGGATCGGCTCTTTCCGCAGGTGCGCCTGCTCACGGCGCTACCACCCGATTCGAAAGGGTTCCGATTCCCTCAATGGTCACTTCCACTTCATCGCCTGGGCGGAGAGGTCCCACCCCGCTCGGGGTCCCGGTCAAAATCACGTCGCCGGGTTCCAGGGGGAAGACGGAGGAAATGAACTCCACCAGCACGGGAACGGGATGAATCAAATCCGAGGTGCGGCCGTCCTGCCGGATCTCCCCGTTCACCCGGCAGCGAACCGAAAGATTCGACGGGTCGATCTCCGTCGCGATCGCCGGCCCAAGGGGCTTGAAGGTGTCGAAGGATTTGGCCCGGGTGTTTTGGCCGTCGCGGGCCTGCAAAACCCGGTTGGAAACGTCGTTGGCACAGGTGTAACCGAAGATGTACTCCTCCGCCTTTTCCCGCGGAATGTTCTTGCCTCTCCTGCCGATCACGATCGCCAATTCCGCCTCATGATCGATTCGATCCTCCAGGTTGGGAAGGCGGATGGCCTCGCCGGGGCCGACGACGGCGGTGGGGGATACCATGAACATCAACGGTTCCTCCGGCAGGGGCTTGCCCTGCTCCCGGGCATGTTCCCGGTAGTTGAGCCCGATGGCGATCAATTTGTTGGGAACCAGGGGAGAGAGCAGTCGAACATCGCCCTCCGGAAGGCGCTCCCCCGTTTCGGCGAAGGAATCGAACAGCCGGCCCTCCACCGGATGGATCATCCCCTCGCGCCACACTCCGTAACCGACAGTTCCTCGATGCTCGTATCGGACAATTTTCATCGTGCATCCCCTTCTCCAGATGGTTCGCAAGAATCTTTGCAGGGTTCAAAAGCTCAATGGCCGGCGAAGCGGATGGCCAACTGGATCAGCGTGCGGACGCCGACCCCCGTTCCTCCTTCGCTGTGAATGCCCCGTGCCTTTCGGGAATAGGTGGTTCCCGCGATATCCAGGTGAACCCATGGTGTCTCACCGACAAACTGTTTGAGGAACATCGCCCCCTGAATCGCCCCGGCTTCAGAGATTCCGCCGTGGTTTCTCAAATCGGCCACCGAACTGCGCAACCATTCCTCGTACTCCTGAACCAGGGGAAGCTCCCACACCCTCTCTCCGGCCAGGCGGGCGGAGATTTTCACTTCCTCGCCCCAGGAGGCGTCATTGGTCATCAGACCCGTCACTTCCCTGCCCAAGGCAACCACCACCGCTCCCGTGAGGGTGGCGACGTCCACCAAACGGGTCGCGCCCAGCCGACGGGCGTAGGCGAGAGCGTCGGCCAGGATCAGCCTTCCCTCTGCATCGGTATTCTCGATTTCGATGGTCTTCCCGCTGAAAGACCGGATCACGTCCCCCGGTCGAAATCCCCTTCCGTCCACCAAGTTCTCACAGGTCGGAACCACCGCGACCACATTGCTGTGGGGCTTGAGGGAGCCGATTCCCTCCATCGCGGCGATCACCGCGGCGGCACCGGCCATATCCTCCTTCATCCGGTTCATGGACTTGGCAGGCTTCACCTGAATGCCTCCGCTGTCAAAGGTGATGCCTTTGCCCACCAGTCCCAGCACCTCTTTGCTCTCCGGCGCTCCGATATAGGAAAGGACGATCATTCGAGGAGGATTTTCGCTTCCCCGGGAAACGGCCAACAGCGCGCCCATGTTCATCTCTTCAAGCCGGTTTTCATCCAGAATCTCCACCTCTAGACCGTGCCGCTTCGCCACGTCCGCGGCCCGCTCCGCCAAGGCTGCAGGGGTGAGCAGATTCGCCGGCTCGTTGACCCAGGTGCGGGCCAAGTTGGTGGCGCGGGCAAACACCCTCCCCCGCACCAGGCCGGCATCCGCTCCGGACGGG contains:
- a CDS encoding deoxyribonuclease IV translates to MKIGCHISVSKGFLRASQRAKELGAEAFQVFTKNPRGLRPKKLDREDAEKGVRFCRENGLVLVAHTPYITNLSTPKEDLHEVTIRSIKEDLRIAEAYGAVGAVVHCGKHVGKGVEYGTRRMIETLNLILEEYEGETKLLLENTAGQGSELGLTIADLVAIREATDYPEKIGFCFDTCHGFAAGAWSEESFDELVRTMEETGYLDHLVAIHFNDSKAPFNSRKDRHAKIGQGEIGSAALARFLTCEAFTGLPVILETPVEDEEEYAEEIRYLHSLKENGVDD
- a CDS encoding endonuclease III domain-containing protein, whose amino-acid sequence is MKRSWSLLGEELARWKPGMTADEWWEGEDRFFRCLGSVLVQRTAWHNAKQAIGRMRELGLTDPVAVLQASEEELLAAVRPAGFYRSKVPAIREVCRFLLQVGKEEGNASDLRHRLLQIRGIGPETADTILLYVFDLPVFVGDAYAERIASRWFGEDLPKERIREEVLCEISDPVQLQLLHALLVELGKDFCRKRDPLCPACPLRSTCHSGTAGENPAVGRSDSRQGE
- a CDS encoding fumarylacetoacetate hydrolase family protein, coding for MKIVRYEHRGTVGYGVWREGMIHPVEGRLFDSFAETGERLPEGDVRLLSPLVPNKLIAIGLNYREHAREQGKPLPEEPLMFMVSPTAVVGPGEAIRLPNLEDRIDHEAELAIVIGRRGKNIPREKAEEYIFGYTCANDVSNRVLQARDGQNTRAKSFDTFKPLGPAIATEIDPSNLSVRCRVNGEIRQDGRTSDLIHPVPVLVEFISSVFPLEPGDVILTGTPSGVGPLRPGDEVEVTIEGIGTLSNRVVAP
- a CDS encoding leucyl aminopeptidase, yielding MEWKVTQESLPQLAVDGVVVLHTEGGKTVREDARAVDEVLDFRISRLIADGEITGKYGEITLLHTWDKIPAKRVFVLGMGKEKELDVDRLRNGLAAVARKAVERGLKHLGIALPESLAEGKNASDLVQAAVEGVELGAYTYEGYKEENKEASLSTVFLSLSGLSPSGADAGLVRGRVFARATNLARTWVNEPANLLTPAALAERAADVAKRHGLEVEILDENRLEEMNMGALLAVSRGSENPPRMIVLSYIGAPESKEVLGLVGKGITFDSGGIQVKPAKSMNRMKEDMAGAAAVIAAMEGIGSLKPHSNVVAVVPTCENLVDGRGFRPGDVIRSFSGKTIEIENTDAEGRLILADALAYARRLGATRLVDVATLTGAVVVALGREVTGLMTNDASWGEEVKISARLAGERVWELPLVQEYEEWLRSSVADLRNHGGISEAGAIQGAMFLKQFVGETPWVHLDIAGTTYSRKARGIHSEGGTGVGVRTLIQLAIRFAGH